From Miscanthus floridulus cultivar M001 chromosome 15, ASM1932011v1, whole genome shotgun sequence, the proteins below share one genomic window:
- the LOC136508259 gene encoding protein YABBY 6-like, whose protein sequence is MSSAQIVPADHVCYVHCNFCNTVLAVSIPGNSMLNIVTVRCGHCTNLLSVNLRALMHSLPEQDQLQENIKVHGINGTLHDQCGHLELGSSSSKFRLPVMYSPQNEHLLQEQTLNNARPPEKRQRVPSAYNRFIKEEIRRIKANNPDISHREAFSTAAKNWAHYPNIHFGLNSGKEGGKKLVDEAVAAAPAPKKIQGFY, encoded by the exons ATGTCGTCGGCCCAAATCGTGCCGGCTGATCATGTGTGCTATGTGCACTGCAACTTCTGCAACACAGTTCTCGCG GTGAGTATCCCGGGGAATAGCATGCTCAACATCGTGACAGTTCGGTGTGGACACTGCACAAATCTACTGTCAGTGAACCTGAGAGCACTGATGCACTCACTCCCAGAACAAGATCAGCTCCAG GAGAACATCAAGGTCCATGGCATCAATGGCACCTTGCATGATCAGTGCGGCCATTTGGAGCTCGGTTCTTCGTCCTCAAAGTTCCGACTTCCAGTGATGTACTCGCCGCAAAACGAGCACCTGCTGCAGGAACAAACACTGAATAATGCTCGTC CTCCAGAGAAGAGGCAACGGGTTCCATCGGCGTATAACAGATTCATCAA GGAAGAGATACGCAGGATCAAGGCGAACAACCCCGACATTAGCCATAGGGAAGCCTTCAGCACAGCAGCCAAGAAT TGGGCACATTATCCAAATATCCATTTTGGTTTAAACTCCGGAAAAGAGGGTGGCAAGAAGCTAGTGGATGAGGCTGTCGCAGCAGCACCGGCTCCGAAGAAGATCCAAGGTTTCTACTGA